From one Anopheles cruzii chromosome 3, idAnoCruzAS_RS32_06, whole genome shotgun sequence genomic stretch:
- the LOC128273625 gene encoding uncharacterized protein LOC128273625 → MNRQTEMSLFMLGLVLGNIVVCTWAYPQHHTTDIQSQRKFAEKPNAIKKVALDEIDEIQTNQIQDGGFSWSNMLGILMQMIFNGGGGGGGGNAPTKSDDIDNGVSSFGQSPWANVISVGLKIISSLLGGGGTGDGIDKVDNGGSPMQNVLAAVFTAMFGAKDPDQVNTMAKQAGEFINIVVNLLDALKTSFSHRSLNARSLGKKDVISDAAVASLAMLKGYARSKRNSDDLCMQKFLCEANTDCMSAIGGTSIFCQIGSYATSFILERQTGKQFDNFYEAGRNGRSGFDCRQLYLECNEV, encoded by the exons ATGAATCGCCAAACGGAAATGAGCCTGTTTATGCTGGGGCTAGTGTTAGGTAATATCGTGGTCTGCACCTGGGCTTATCCTCAACACCATACAACAGACATTCAGAGTCAGAGAAAGTTTGCCGAAAAGccaaatgcaataaaaaaagtTGCTTTGGATGAAATAGACGAAATACAAACCAACCAAATACAAGATGGTGGTTTCTCGTGGTCCAATATGCTGGGAATTTTGATGCAGATGATCTtcaacggcggtggcggaggaggtGGAGGGAACGCGCCGACAAAATCTGATGACATCGATAATGGTGTATCGTCGTTTGGACAGTCACCGTGGGCGAATGTTATTTCTGTTGGATTGAAAATCATAAGCAGTTTGCTTGGAGGTGGCGGCACAGGCGATGGCATCGATAAAGTGGATAATGGAGGATCACCAATGCAG AACGTTTTAGCGGCCGTATTTACAGCCATGTTTGGTGCTAAAGATCCGGACCAAGTAAATACGATGGCAAAACAGGCTGGAGAG TTCATAAATATTGTTGTCAATTTGTTAGACGCTCTAAAAACTTCATTCTCGCATCGATCACTTAATGCTCGGAGTTTGGGGAAAAAAGATGTAATTAGTGACGCAGCTGTAGCTAGTCTAGCAATGCTGAAAGGCTATGCGCGCAGCAAACGCAATTCTGATGATTTGTGTATGCAAAAATTTCTTTGTGAAGCAAACACTGACTGTATGAGTGCGATCGGTGGTACAAGCATTTTCTGCCAAATAGGATC TTACGCCACCAGTTTTATTCTTGAGCGACAAACGGGGAAACAGTTTGACAATTTTTACGAAGCAGGAAGAAATGGTCGTTCTGGGTTCGATTGTCGACAGTTGTATCTAGAGTGCAATGAGGTATAA
- the LOC128271554 gene encoding CAP-Gly domain-containing linker protein 1, with protein sequence MESMDISIENDLSGNGSAMNVDEEISVALLPDNNHFNRTDGEVSNEGNVSRREVTKVPNPSYPNNTECFDAKENRVNDNCNETLLEFPSATKEQNLEKFPSSSFEATHNNTSNVPVSEEELFTPADNYIFSSADFDCLLSRGSTPATTATVTTTTPTSLEFPRNSVLTIFDPLLRRQIILPAENSFTASVETSSTSVALPEFAQQQQGHTPLADVLPASLNINVERIIDEHNEHWFQDITPQVPSSLILQKCANDLEKTELQIDETNFEKSSTVNEPVDILVNVDFKHTNDTVSVRTNSAQHPSFSETLEQRGSEKQENILQVESFSDSDEQTVLSNSLGLEQINSDVVPITNILRQGVDLREEQEDKLRRPITYNALKESCLEKNKISQSGSSQSELLQPHLPSDTTSVALPNSLESCESGFERNNVYDRETFVRESDENQLKYFETVSSFVDIPNGSNDLICTSHIFAEPIQEIRNSKTDTMSDDQMVQNENDAGDIGKNAKTDNHVAEMEKKMHDVELREESMLKRITEKDKTICKMSNVVEAYERTIAELISEKETLIRTHELECESLKQDNDMNTQHMESLEKTFSNLYAKYERMKKNAIEYKEREEKLLNKVMKLEECLRAQEQRYEKMKSHAMSQLEIANTKIDEANRNHSQESAKLKALIKKEELYRISINEQLIQKSKENEELVKICDELISDTN encoded by the exons ATGGAAAGTATGGATATATCTATTGAAAACGATCTCTCGGGAAATGGATCGGCCATGAACG TTGATGAAGAAATAAGCGTTGCTCTATTACCCGATAATAATCACTTCAATCGGACCGATGGTGAAGTTTCAAACGAAGGAAATGTTTCGAGACGAGAAGTGACTAAAGTTCCAAATCCTAGTTATCCCAATAACACTGAATGTTTTGATGCAAAGGAAAATCGGGTTAATGATAACTGTAACGAAACATTATTGGAATTTCCTTCTGCTACAAAGGAACAAAACCTGGAGAAGTTCCCGTCATCATCGTTTGAGGCAACCCATAACAATACTTCCAACGTTCCCGTTTCGGAAGAAGAGCTGTTTACACCCGCTGATAACT ATATCTTTTCTTCGGCCGATTTCGATTGTTtactgtccagaggatctACACCGGCGACGACTGCAACAGTAACTACAACAACGCCCACTTCATTGGAATTTCCAAGAAATTCCGTGTTGACCATCTTTGACCCTCTTTTGCGGAGACAAATCATCTTACCGGCAGAAAATAGTTTCACAGCTAGTGTCGAAACATCGTCTACTTCTGTTGCGTTACCAGAATTtgcacaacagcagcaaggtCACACACCACTCGCTGATGTATTGCCTGCATCACTGAATATAAACGTCGAAAGGATTATTGATGAACATAATGAGCATTGGTTTCAGGATATTACACCACAAGTTCCTTCATCCTTAATATTACAAAAATGTGCGAATGATCTGGAGAAAACTGAATTACAGATCGACGAAACAAATTTCGAAAAATCGTCTACAGTCAATGAACCGGTGGACATTCTTGTGAATGTAGATTTCAAACATACGAATGACACGGTTTCTGTAAGAACTAATAGTGCACAACATCCATCGTTTTCTGAAACTCTAGAACAAAGAGGTAGtgaaaagcaagaaaacaTTCTTCAAGTCGAATCATTTTCCGATTCTGACGAACAGACAGTTCTAAGCAACTCACTTGGCCTTGAGCAAATAAACAGCGACGTAGTGCCCATTACAAATATTCTGAGGCAAGGTGTCGATCTTAGAGAAGAGCAAGAAGACAAGCTTCGACGGCCAATAACGTACAACGCACTGAAGGAAAGTTGTCTGGAAAAAAACAAGATCTCGCAGTCTGGCAGTTCGCAATCTGAACTGCTTCAACCGCATCTGCCAAGTGACACGACTAGTGTCGCTCTACCCAATTCTCTGGAATCGTGTGAGTCTGGATTTGAGCGTAACAACGTTTATGATCGAGAGACATTTGTTCGGGAATCTGATGAAAATCAACTAAAATACTTCgaaacagtttcaagtttcgTTGACATTCCAAAC GGAAGCAATGATTTGATTTGTACGAGTCATATATTCGCCGAGCCAATACAAGAAATAAGAAACAGTAAAACAGATACTATGAG CGACGATCAAATGGTTCAAAATGAGAACGACGCTGGTGACATTGGGAAAAATGCTAAAACTGA CAACCATGTGGcagaaatggagaaaaaaatgcaCGACGTTGAACTAAGGGAAGAGAGTATGCTCAAAAGGATCACTGAGAAAGATAAAACGATTTGCAAAATGAG CAATGTAGTCGAAGCATACGAGCGTACCATTGCCGAGTTGATTTCGGAAAAGGAAACTCTAATTCGAACCCACGAACTGGAATGTGAAAGTCTAAAACAGGATAACGATATGAATACACAGCATATGGAATCTCTTGAAAAAACATTCTCCAATTTGTATGC AAAGTATGAGCGGATGAAGAAAAACGCTATTGAGTATAAGGAACGGGAAGAGAAGCTGTTGAACAAAGTCATGAAGTTAGAAGAATGTTTAAGGGCGCAGGAACAACGATACGAAAAGATGAAAAGTCATGCTATGAGTCAACTAGAGAT tgCCAATACCAAAATAGACGAAGCAAATCGCAATCATTCCCAGGAATCGGCCAAACTAAAGGCCCTGATAAAAAAAGAGGAACTTTACCGAATTTCGATCAATGAACAATTAATTCAAAAGTCGAAGGAGAATGAAGAATTAGTTAAAATATGCGATGAGCTCATCAGCGATACGAATTGA
- the LOC128271470 gene encoding mitochondrial glutamate carrier 1-like isoform X1 — MVSNNSVSSGTGNSKQFALLPKIINGGIAGIIGVSCVFPLDLVKTRLQNQQIGKNGEKMYNSMLDCFKKTYRAEGYFGMYRGSAVNILLITPEKAIKLAANDFFRHHLTSSNGTLSISRQMAAGGLAGLCQIIITTPMELLKIQMQDAGRVATQAKQAGQAIQKVSATSIALELIRAKGITGLYKGTGATMLRDVSFSIVYFPLFATLNALGPRRDDGSNEAVFWCSFLSGCAAGSMAALVVNPFDVVKTRLQALKKVEGEMQFNGVADCIGKTLKHEGITAFFKGGLCRMIVIAPLFGIAQMVYFLGVAEALLGMKATNK; from the exons ATGGTTAGCAACAATAGCGTATCATCTGGAACCGGCAACTCCAAACAATTCGC GTTACTTCCCAAAATTATCAACGGTGGTATTGCTGGAATAATCGGCGTGTCTTGCGTATTTCCGTTGGATCTCGTTAAAACTCGTCTCCAAAATCAACAAATAggaaaaaatggagaaaaaatgtACAACTCAAT GCTTGACTGTTTCAAGAAAACATATCGCGCCGAAGGATACTTTGGCATGTATCGAGGATCAGCTGTAAATATATTGCTTATTACACCGGAGAAAGCTATCAAACTAGCAGCGAACGATTTCTTCCGTCACCATCTTACTTCTTCAAATGG AACGTTATCCATATCCCGTCAAATGGCTGCTGGAGGTTTGGCTGGTTTATGCCAAATTATCATAACAACGCCAATGGAGCTTTTAAAAATCCAGATGCAAGATGCCGGACGTGTTGCCACACAG GCCAAGCAAGCTGGACAAGCTATACAGAAAGTCTCTGCCACATCAATAGCATTGGAACTTATCCGTGCGAAGGGTATTACTGGACTGTATAAAGGAACTGGGGCTACAATGCTACGTGATGTATCATTTTCAATTGTATATTTTCCTTTGTTTGCAACTTTAAATGCACTTGGTCCTCGTCGCGATGATGGTAGTAATGAAGCAGTTTTCTG GTGTTCATTTTTGAGTGGTTGCGCCGCTGGATCAATGGCAGCTCTTGTTGTAAATCCTTTCGATGTCGTCAAAACTCGACTGCAAGCTCTGAAAAAAGTTGAAGGAGAAATGCAGTTCAATGGAGTCGCAGACTGTATCGG caaaacgCTCAAGCACGAAGGGATAACTGCTTTCTTCAAAGGAGGATTATGCCGTATGATTGTCATAGCGCCGCTGTTCGGTATCGCACAGATGGTTTACTTTCTCGGGGTCGCCGAGGCATTACTTGGTATGAAAGCTActaacaaataa
- the LOC128271470 gene encoding mitochondrial glutamate carrier 1-like isoform X2, which produces MYNSMLDCFKKTYRAEGYFGMYRGSAVNILLITPEKAIKLAANDFFRHHLTSSNGTLSISRQMAAGGLAGLCQIIITTPMELLKIQMQDAGRVATQAKQAGQAIQKVSATSIALELIRAKGITGLYKGTGATMLRDVSFSIVYFPLFATLNALGPRRDDGSNEAVFWCSFLSGCAAGSMAALVVNPFDVVKTRLQALKKVEGEMQFNGVADCIGKTLKHEGITAFFKGGLCRMIVIAPLFGIAQMVYFLGVAEALLGMKATNK; this is translated from the exons atgtACAACTCAAT GCTTGACTGTTTCAAGAAAACATATCGCGCCGAAGGATACTTTGGCATGTATCGAGGATCAGCTGTAAATATATTGCTTATTACACCGGAGAAAGCTATCAAACTAGCAGCGAACGATTTCTTCCGTCACCATCTTACTTCTTCAAATGG AACGTTATCCATATCCCGTCAAATGGCTGCTGGAGGTTTGGCTGGTTTATGCCAAATTATCATAACAACGCCAATGGAGCTTTTAAAAATCCAGATGCAAGATGCCGGACGTGTTGCCACACAG GCCAAGCAAGCTGGACAAGCTATACAGAAAGTCTCTGCCACATCAATAGCATTGGAACTTATCCGTGCGAAGGGTATTACTGGACTGTATAAAGGAACTGGGGCTACAATGCTACGTGATGTATCATTTTCAATTGTATATTTTCCTTTGTTTGCAACTTTAAATGCACTTGGTCCTCGTCGCGATGATGGTAGTAATGAAGCAGTTTTCTG GTGTTCATTTTTGAGTGGTTGCGCCGCTGGATCAATGGCAGCTCTTGTTGTAAATCCTTTCGATGTCGTCAAAACTCGACTGCAAGCTCTGAAAAAAGTTGAAGGAGAAATGCAGTTCAATGGAGTCGCAGACTGTATCGG caaaacgCTCAAGCACGAAGGGATAACTGCTTTCTTCAAAGGAGGATTATGCCGTATGATTGTCATAGCGCCGCTGTTCGGTATCGCACAGATGGTTTACTTTCTCGGGGTCGCCGAGGCATTACTTGGTATGAAAGCTActaacaaataa